One window of Mangrovibacterium diazotrophicum genomic DNA carries:
- a CDS encoding thioredoxin domain-containing protein, translated as MTRSRAFLNKLRILPVAALLLLFVVAACTNSNQAGKPSGKVVKVTDREEDVVFGDPNAPHEIVMYASYDCKYCRKFFAGSYPDLKEKYLDTGKLKLVVKWLDFGERPEMLNALQAASCISRFGDYDKFHELLNFNPAVVYTTEFGELLADIMDRNQYIAECVVNNNNYEYLKSNLREFNENKISGTPAFVINSDIYTGYRSFDRFESVMLNEFNFNQ; from the coding sequence ATGACACGGAGTAGAGCATTTTTGAACAAGCTTAGGATTCTGCCTGTGGCTGCTTTGTTGCTGCTGTTTGTGGTTGCGGCCTGCACAAATAGCAACCAGGCGGGCAAACCGAGCGGAAAGGTGGTAAAAGTTACCGATCGGGAGGAAGATGTTGTGTTTGGAGATCCCAACGCGCCACACGAAATTGTGATGTACGCGAGCTACGATTGTAAGTATTGTCGCAAGTTTTTTGCCGGCAGTTATCCGGATTTGAAAGAGAAATACTTAGATACGGGCAAGCTAAAGTTGGTTGTGAAGTGGTTGGATTTCGGGGAGCGACCGGAAATGCTGAATGCGCTTCAGGCAGCGAGCTGCATCAGCCGCTTTGGTGATTACGACAAGTTTCACGAACTCCTGAATTTCAACCCGGCTGTAGTGTATACGACCGAGTTTGGAGAATTGCTGGCGGATATCATGGATCGGAATCAGTACATCGCGGAATGCGTGGTGAATAACAACAACTATGAATATCTGAAGTCGAACCTTCGGGAGTTCAACGAAAACAAAATCTCCGGGACTCCGGCTTTTGTCATAAACAGTGACATCTACACCGGGTATCGGTCGTTTGATCGTTTTGAGTCCGTCATGCTTAATGAGTTTAATTTCAATCAATAA